The Flammeovirga agarivorans genome has a window encoding:
- a CDS encoding helix-turn-helix domain-containing protein has translation MELNIKDGSAFEILSQVHEKLGGELTEKKYEVHNELVDIVAHQFILIRGSNIMVNSVNTKEDLNYNVIGDTSGSRFINFRFEYNADLIRNTSDLNEEVDFPVSGIAIYDTSYSFKTFNKKDRLNQWVSLRIERTQINGLFYEFERYLDVIFPEGQQLVRYDIVPLEMHLLLKDIFDLNLDERTPVVNSIILSRLIECLGIFYQRSIDKHYKATHNLHPDDLKQLMEMKDTLINPYKPLPSLANLAEGYGYSLSKLKRDFSSVFGSSIKKFHTDLRLETAKQLLQNENRSITEVSRMVGYNSISKFSAAFKKSYQISPKEASTKYQKK, from the coding sequence ATGGAGTTGAATATTAAGGACGGTAGTGCCTTTGAGATTTTAAGTCAAGTACATGAGAAATTAGGAGGCGAATTGACGGAAAAAAAGTATGAGGTTCATAATGAATTGGTAGACATCGTCGCACATCAATTTATCTTGATTAGAGGAAGTAACATTATGGTCAATTCAGTCAATACCAAAGAAGATCTGAATTATAATGTTATTGGAGATACTTCCGGTAGCCGCTTTATCAACTTCCGTTTTGAATATAATGCAGACCTTATCCGTAACACTTCAGACTTAAATGAAGAAGTAGACTTTCCTGTAAGTGGTATCGCCATTTATGATACTTCCTATTCTTTTAAGACCTTCAATAAAAAAGACCGATTGAACCAATGGGTATCGCTTCGCATAGAGCGTACACAAATTAATGGCTTGTTTTATGAATTTGAACGCTATTTGGATGTGATTTTCCCAGAAGGGCAACAGTTGGTCCGATATGATATTGTGCCTCTAGAAATGCATCTACTTCTAAAGGATATTTTTGATCTTAATTTGGATGAAAGAACACCTGTTGTCAATAGCATTATTCTTTCTAGATTAATTGAATGCTTAGGCATCTTTTATCAACGCTCCATCGATAAACATTATAAGGCGACACATAATCTACACCCTGATGATTTAAAACAACTGATGGAAATGAAAGATACATTGATTAATCCTTACAAACCTTTACCTTCCTTAGCCAATTTGGCTGAAGGGTATGGATATTCTTTATCAAAACTGAAGAGAGATTTCTCTAGTGTCTTTGGATCAAGTATCAAAAAGTTCCATACCGACTTACGCTTAGAGACGGCAAAACAGTTATTACAGAACGAAAATAGGAGTATCACAGAGGTATCGAGAATGGTAGGGTACAACAGTATCTCTAAGTTTTCGGCAGCATTTAAAAAGAGTTATCAGATTTCACCTAAGGAAGCATCAACTAAATATCAGAAAAAATAA
- a CDS encoding acetate uptake transporter: MRNGNPAVVGLAGFGLTTLLLQFHNLGLIGIGPVLSMGVIFGGLAQFIAGFQEQKMGNSFGFSAFVSYGAFWMGLCIIWLCNHFGIYESSHTDVGFFLLAWMLYTAIMFVGSLRIHTAMAFTFGTLLLGFLFLVLEHFVSPAFKVIAALDLIVCALSAWYMMAAAIINELADKEVLPLGKKIIK; the protein is encoded by the coding sequence ATGAGAAATGGCAACCCCGCCGTTGTTGGTTTAGCTGGTTTTGGCTTAACTACTTTACTGTTACAATTCCACAATTTAGGGCTTATCGGTATTGGTCCTGTATTATCAATGGGTGTGATCTTTGGTGGATTGGCTCAGTTTATTGCTGGTTTCCAAGAACAAAAAATGGGGAACAGTTTCGGTTTTTCAGCATTCGTTTCTTACGGAGCATTTTGGATGGGCCTTTGTATCATCTGGTTGTGCAACCACTTTGGTATATATGAGTCGAGCCATACAGATGTAGGCTTCTTTCTTTTAGCTTGGATGTTATATACAGCTATTATGTTTGTGGGTAGTTTACGTATTCATACAGCAATGGCATTTACATTTGGAACATTACTGTTAGGTTTCCTTTTCTTAGTACTTGAGCATTTTGTTTCACCTGCTTTCAAAGTGATTGCCGCTTTAGATCTTATTGTTTGTGCCTTATCTGCTTGGTACATGATGGCTGCTGCAATTATCAATGAATTGGCCGACAAAGAAGTACTTCCATTAGGAAAGAAAATCATCAAATAA
- a CDS encoding PKD domain-containing protein codes for MKKLLFSLVFIHHIFSVFAQESLEGVYTVSESGDFQTIDDAAETLNQTPFGGDVTLLIDEGTHYGNLILDSLELNGFTLSITSNGEKENTIIYPLESEDNYKTGFYFKNISGLNISDLIFRNDSIGDAPLDRLVITNSVIKIDSCDNVQINNITIESDTVDDLQLEMFVSANIAMEGVNEVEIDSCFFESAFFNLAFSDYDSSTNIKVQHSTFQYSIFDLIGRGQYGGDFEINNNQFLSERIVSSTNHIYLHGSSREYPSRTGFIGDVKITNNAFNGINSSGNTKCIYLQYFSNALIEDNDILGGYYAMFLTYGDTVLVNRNKISTTLYSGIECAANNVYHITNNTFISHNASYIIDDQVTRDELVIANNTFYRQEVPNHSTSGFLRLRDFEGDSLAIVNNLFVLSDTISRGIRLEYFDFDINSSKCLIDHNAFIKSNDQAELLSLYSFRRVTVNGESDIDSSFVTLEDWQNFQSNCDQNTMVTADHNLKYIPASSTDGESFIKTADFHLTNGTTFRKGLFYEGIGTDIDGNPRSEYAGVDLGADQYYLEHAVVAETCDEDLTLSFSHLDEVVVSYTWYFGDSTTSSEVNPTHTYSDLGQYTVSLVVCDSSGYCDSTSFVINIEDEDCKVELETPLAASLTDKVSILVYPNPTNGPIHFTSQLLSGDVGAQLINLSGELLFEGIGTLQDISVDLSEVLKLVSPGVYILKVDDEENHFTKKIIVGDNNK; via the coding sequence ATGAAAAAACTTCTATTCTCTTTGGTGTTTATTCATCACATCTTTTCAGTTTTTGCTCAAGAATCTTTAGAAGGAGTCTATACCGTTAGTGAATCAGGAGACTTTCAAACTATAGATGATGCAGCAGAAACACTCAATCAAACTCCTTTTGGTGGTGATGTTACTTTATTAATTGATGAAGGAACACACTATGGTAATCTAATTTTAGATAGCCTAGAGTTGAATGGGTTTACATTGTCCATTACTTCTAATGGAGAAAAAGAGAATACAATTATTTATCCTTTGGAATCGGAGGATAATTACAAAACAGGTTTTTATTTTAAAAATATTTCTGGACTGAATATCTCAGACCTCATCTTTAGAAATGATTCCATTGGTGATGCACCTTTAGATAGACTAGTAATTACTAATAGTGTCATAAAAATAGACTCTTGTGATAACGTTCAGATCAACAATATTACCATAGAGTCGGATACAGTTGATGATTTACAACTTGAAATGTTTGTTTCTGCAAATATTGCCATGGAAGGGGTCAATGAGGTGGAGATCGATTCTTGCTTTTTTGAATCAGCATTCTTTAACCTTGCTTTTTCAGACTATGACAGTTCAACCAATATAAAAGTACAGCACTCTACTTTCCAATATTCTATTTTTGATTTAATCGGTAGAGGACAGTATGGAGGAGACTTCGAAATAAATAATAATCAGTTTTTATCGGAAAGAATTGTCTCATCGACCAACCATATTTATCTACATGGAAGTAGTAGAGAATACCCTTCAAGAACTGGTTTTATTGGAGATGTGAAAATCACTAATAACGCATTCAATGGGATAAACTCTTCGGGAAATACAAAGTGCATTTATCTGCAATATTTCTCTAATGCTTTAATAGAAGACAACGATATTCTAGGTGGATATTATGCCATGTTCCTAACTTACGGTGATACAGTGTTGGTCAATAGAAATAAGATTTCCACTACCTTATATTCAGGAATTGAATGTGCAGCCAATAATGTCTATCACATAACAAACAACACTTTTATTTCTCATAATGCCAGCTATATCATCGATGATCAGGTAACAAGAGATGAGCTGGTCATTGCGAATAATACTTTTTACAGGCAAGAGGTTCCCAATCATTCTACTTCTGGTTTTCTTCGTCTAAGAGACTTTGAAGGGGACTCATTGGCGATCGTCAATAATTTATTTGTATTAAGTGATACTATTAGTAGAGGCATACGTTTAGAATACTTCGATTTTGATATCAACTCTTCTAAATGCCTGATTGACCATAATGCTTTTATTAAGAGTAACGATCAAGCAGAGTTACTAAGCCTTTACTCTTTCAGAAGAGTAACAGTGAATGGGGAATCAGATATCGATTCTTCATTTGTAACATTGGAAGATTGGCAAAACTTTCAATCCAATTGTGATCAGAATACGATGGTTACTGCTGATCATAATCTTAAATATATTCCGGCTTCTTCTACAGATGGAGAATCCTTTATCAAAACGGCAGATTTTCATCTCACCAATGGAACAACTTTCCGTAAGGGTTTATTCTATGAAGGAATCGGTACGGATATCGATGGAAATCCCCGTAGCGAATACGCGGGGGTAGACTTAGGTGCTGACCAATATTATTTAGAGCATGCGGTAGTTGCGGAAACATGTGATGAAGATCTAACCTTGTCATTTTCCCATTTGGATGAAGTAGTAGTTTCCTACACTTGGTATTTTGGTGATAGTACTACTTCCTCTGAGGTAAACCCTACGCATACTTATTCAGATTTAGGACAGTATACAGTGTCTTTGGTCGTTTGTGATAGCAGTGGCTATTGTGATAGTACTTCTTTTGTTATCAATATTGAAGACGAGGATTGTAAAGTAGAATTAGAAACCCCTCTTGCAGCTTCTCTGACAGACAAAGTATCAATTTTAGTATATCCAAATCCAACGAATGGGCCTATCCACTTTACAAGTCAATTATTAAGTGGAGATGTGGGTGCACAGTTGATCAATCTTTCTGGAGAACTGTTATTTGAAGGAATAGGAACCTTACAAGATATCAGTGTGGATTTAAGCGAGGTACTGAAATTAGTCTCGCCAGGGGTTTATATCCTAAAGGTCGATGATGAAGAGAATCATTTTACTAAGAAGATAATTGTTGGAGACAACAACAAATAA